The following coding sequences are from one Cygnus atratus isolate AKBS03 ecotype Queensland, Australia chromosome 15, CAtr_DNAZoo_HiC_assembly, whole genome shotgun sequence window:
- the JPT2 gene encoding jupiter microtubule associated homolog 2, which yields MFQGPEADAAKPSSRVLKPPGGASSNLFGSTEEVSSSSRPHRMASNIFGASEEPQNFPKRTNPPGGKESGIFEDSGTAQPRPRMNPPGGKTSDIFGSPVSTSVVRAHPNKPKDHIVLKEDETPKKPEAAENNKPQLEDGGEKKDLGKEERCKEPEPKIDNHEPRLGPRPRSHNKVLNPPGGKSSIAFY from the exons GGTATTGAAGCCTCCTGGAGGAGCGTCTAGTAACCTCTTCGGAAGTACAGAGGAAGTTTCTTCTTCCAGCAGGCCGCACCGGATGGCATCCAATATCTTTGGAGCATCAGAAGAACCGCaaaattttccaaaaagaaCAAACCCTCCAG ggggaaaagaaagcgGTATTTTTGAGGATTCTGGTACTGCTCAGCCTCGTCCGCGTATGAATCCACCTGGTGGGAAGACAAGCGATATCTTTGGGTCTCCAGTATCTACCAGTGTTGTGCGAGCACACCCAAATAAGCCTAAG GATCACATTGTCCTGAAGGAAGATGAAACACCGAAGAAGCCAGAAG ctgcagaaaacaacaaaccacaGCTGGAAGATGGTGGTGAGAAAAAAGATCTGGGCAAAGAGGAGCGATGCAAGGAGCCAGAACCCAAGATAGACAATCACGAGCCCAGATTAGGGCCAAGACCACGCTCTCACAACAAAGTTCTCAATCCCCCGGGTGGAAAATCCAGCATTGCGTTCTATTAG